The Monodelphis domestica isolate mMonDom1 chromosome 7, mMonDom1.pri, whole genome shotgun sequence genome window below encodes:
- the HYAL1 gene encoding hyaluronidase-1 gives MALSSFLLRLPPVCVLLLCLPTPGQSMVGPVVPEVPFVAIWNAGTDFCQKNFQVSIDLDAFHIVANPGQAFRGPNMTIFYSTQLGTYPSYTSEGQPVNGGLPQNASLAAHLAKAQQDILDFIPKPDFRGLAVIDWESWRPLWAYNWDSKNIYRQRSLELIRKKHPDWKSWRVESEAIAQFEGAAKAWMLDTLKRGETLRPDGLWGYYGFPDCYNYNFESPSYTGQCPPDLEAQNDHLWWMWEESRALYPSIYLSAKLAGNGHSLLYVRARLREAFRVAAGTRCPGRHILPYAQILYENTEHFLPLEELEQSIGESAAQGTDGIVLWISWENYKSKESCQAIKDYMDTTLGPFLLNVTSSTRLCSQALCSGHGRCARRPDHSHAFLFLSPSSFSIRRQPVSGHLVVEGSLTEEARDKMAMEFECQCYSGWGGEHCERQDD, from the exons ATGGCCCTGAGCAGCTTCTTGCTGCGGCTACCACCAGTATGTGTCCTCCTGCTGTGTCTACCCACCCCCGGCCAAAGCATGGTAGGTCCTGTGGTCCCCGAGGTCCCGTTTGTTGCCATTTGGAACGCTGGCACTGATTTCTGCCAGAAAAACTTCCAAGTCAGCATTGACCTGGACGCCTTCCATATCGTGGCCAACCCAGGCCAAGCCTTCAGGGGGCCAAACATGACCATCTTCTATAGCACCCAGCTGGGCACTTACCCCTCCTATACCTCCGAGGGGCAGCCTGTTAATGGGGGTCTCCCCCAGAACGCCAGCCTCGCGGCTCACCTGGCCAAGGCTCAGCAGGACATCTTGGATTTTATCCCCAAACCTGATTTCCGGGGCCTGGCGGTCATCGACTGGGAGTCATGGCGCCCTCTGTGGGCTTACAACTGGGACTCCAAGAACATTTACCGCCAGCGCTCTCTGGAACTGATAAGAAAGAAGCACCCAGACTGGAAGTCTTGGAGAGTGGAAAGTGAGGCCATTGCACAGTTTGAGGGAGCAGCCAAGGCCTGGATGCTGGACACCTTGAAGCGGGGGGAGACCTTGCGACCTGACGGGCTCTGGGGCTACTATGGCTTCCCAGACTGCTACAACTACAACTTCGAGAGTCCCAGCTACACGGGCCAATGCCCGCCAGATCTTGAGGCCCAGAACGACCACCTCTGGTGGATGTGGGAAGAGAGCCGCGCCCTCTATCCCAGCATCTATCTGTCTGCAAAGCTGGCGGGCAACGGGCACAGCCTGCTTTACGTGCGCGCGAGGCTTCGAGAGGCTTTCCGGGTAGCAGCGGGCACCCGGTGTCCTGGCCGACACATCCTGCCCTACGCCCAGATACTTTATGAGAACACAGAGCACTTTCTGCCTTTG GAAGAGCTGGAGCAGAGCATTGGGGAGAGCGCAGCCCAGGGAACAGATGGAATTGTTCTGTGGATCAGCTGGGAGAACTACAAGAGCAAG GAATCCTGCCAGGCTATCAAGGACTACATGGATACCACCCTGGGCCCCTTCCTCTTGAACGTGACCAGCAGTACCCGCCTCTGCAGCCAAGCACTGTGCTCAGGGCATGGGCGCTGTGCCCGCCGCCCAGACCACTCTCACGCCTTCCTCTTCCTCAGCCCATCCAGCTTTTCCATCCGACGCCAGCCAGTCAGTGGGCACTTGGTGGTAGAGGGCTCTCTGACAGAGGAGGCCAGAGACAAAATGGCAATGGAGTTTGAATGCCAATGCTACTCCGGCTGGGGTGGAGAGCACTGTGAGCGCCAGGATGACTGA